One genomic segment of Porphyromonadaceae bacterium W3.11 includes these proteins:
- the kdsB gene encoding 3-deoxy-manno-octulosonate cytidylyltransferase, with amino-acid sequence MNSSAQKLKILGIIPARYASTRLPGKPLYTIGSKTIIQHVYERSQDVLQEVIVATDDQRIYDEVKSFGGKVIMTSTKHKSGTDRVSEALGKTKGTFDVIINIQGDEPFVSKTLLKDLISAFSDTKTDIATPIHPYPNGTSFEELSNPNQVKVVTTSDGYALYFSRYPIPYFRDLGNDSQRSSIHYYRHIGLYGYRSEVLKQITKLPISPLEQSEGLEQLRWLQAGYKIKTVLTNDISIGIDTPKDLERAREYYLSHNL; translated from the coding sequence ATGAATAGCAGTGCACAAAAGCTCAAGATTCTCGGAATCATTCCTGCTCGGTATGCCTCTACAAGGTTACCAGGTAAGCCCCTATACACTATTGGGTCTAAGACTATCATTCAGCATGTTTATGAGAGAAGCCAAGATGTACTTCAGGAGGTCATAGTGGCTACAGATGACCAACGGATATACGATGAGGTCAAGAGCTTTGGTGGCAAGGTTATAATGACTTCAACAAAACATAAAAGTGGGACAGACCGCGTGTCAGAAGCCTTAGGAAAAACGAAAGGTACATTCGACGTCATCATCAACATTCAGGGGGATGAACCCTTTGTGTCTAAGACGCTATTAAAGGATTTAATATCAGCCTTTAGTGATACTAAGACTGATATTGCTACACCTATTCATCCCTACCCTAACGGCACAAGTTTCGAAGAGTTATCAAATCCCAACCAAGTTAAGGTTGTGACGACATCGGATGGATATGCACTCTATTTTAGTAGATACCCAATTCCCTATTTTCGAGACCTAGGAAACGACTCACAACGTTCATCAATACATTACTATAGACATATTGGACTTTATGGATATCGCAGTGAAGTCCTCAAACAAATCACAAAACTCCCAATAAGTCCATTAGAGCAATCTGAGGGGCTCGAACAGCTTAGGTGGCTACAGGCTGGATATAAGATAAAGACAGTCCTCACAAATGATATAAGCATTGGTATTGACACACCTAAAGACTTAGAACGAGCTAGAGAATACTACCTCTCACATAATCTATAA
- a CDS encoding ABC transporter ATP-binding protein, translating into MSNYVIEVKDVVKDYAQHRALDHVSLDIPEGKIYGLLGPNGAGKTTLIRILNRITAPDSGEIIFDGRPFQPSDVNLIGYLPEERGLYRKMKVGEQAIYLAQLKGMSRKDAKRVLTEWFEKMDIMPWWNKKVQELSKGMAQKVQFICTVIHKPRLLIFDEPFSGFDPVNVELLKNEILELRDQGHTIIFSTHNMQSVEELCDNMTLINKSHVVLQGDVQLIKQSYKGDTYKFVFEGDLNIPSSTKERYNIRENHIDRYGRTTMVLENMNNFGAKEIITEWNSFSNIVQFEEVIPSMHEIFLDVVSNGKSTLKEKEVTL; encoded by the coding sequence ATGAGTAACTATGTAATTGAAGTCAAGGACGTGGTCAAAGACTATGCTCAGCATCGCGCACTTGACCATGTAAGCCTAGATATCCCAGAGGGAAAAATCTACGGCTTATTAGGGCCGAACGGTGCAGGCAAAACCACTCTCATACGTATCCTCAATAGGATTACAGCTCCAGATAGTGGTGAGATTATTTTCGATGGCAGGCCTTTCCAACCCAGTGACGTTAATCTTATCGGTTATCTACCAGAGGAAAGAGGGTTATACCGAAAAATGAAGGTTGGGGAGCAAGCGATCTACCTAGCTCAGCTTAAGGGAATGAGTAGAAAAGATGCTAAGAGAGTCCTTACTGAATGGTTTGAGAAAATGGATATCATGCCCTGGTGGAATAAGAAGGTACAAGAACTCTCTAAGGGGATGGCTCAGAAAGTACAATTCATATGCACAGTTATTCACAAACCTAGGCTACTTATCTTTGATGAACCTTTTAGTGGTTTTGACCCCGTCAACGTAGAGTTACTCAAAAACGAAATATTAGAGCTACGAGATCAAGGACACACTATTATCTTCTCCACTCACAACATGCAGAGCGTGGAGGAACTTTGTGACAACATGACACTTATTAATAAGAGTCATGTAGTCCTTCAGGGAGATGTCCAACTCATCAAACAGAGCTATAAAGGAGATACATACAAGTTTGTATTTGAAGGGGATCTCAATATCCCATCCTCAACGAAAGAAAGGTACAATATCAGAGAAAATCATATAGATCGCTACGGAAGGACCACTATGGTTCTTGAAAATATGAATAACTTCGGTGCTAAAGAAATTATCACTGAGTGGAATAGCTTTTCGAATATTGTTCAGTTTGAGGAGGTCATCCCTAGTATGCATGAAATTTTCTTAGATGTCGTTAGTAATGGCAAATCAACTTTAAAAGAGAAGGAGGTAACACTATGA
- the dnaG gene encoding DNA primase, translating to MIERRIIDQIIDRAEIADVVGDFVTLHRKGRDYVGLCPFHDDSHPSFNVSVSKNICKCFVCGEGGTPLSFLMKHENLSFPEAIKYLGKKYGIQVIEQELSPEQEQRKSEREKLLNANNFARDKFANELQQGAEGRRIALSYFRERGLTDETIQNFELGYSPAEWDFLVKAAKNQGIDFTILEHLGLISKSKKGDWYDRYRERVIFPIHSISGNIVGFGGRILKKVEHVGKYINSPASDLYDKSNELYGLYFSKREISKKDKCLVVEGYMDVLSMFQRGIQNVVASSGTALTSQQVQLVKRYTSNITLIFDADNAGLSATLKGLDICLQKGMSVNILRLPEGEDPDTFAMTHTLEDIEEFISANEEDGIYFKERILTEQLGEEPQAKVQIIQEVSESISFIDDDIVREVYINNISAIVGLSVEALTQRINQIRQDRYEEERRAKAREIERQKNRQSADDSQQKSGTFTNLSTQAPFRGYQKVASKVKKPKLEHPLNVYEIELLKYLIHHGTRFIEAYELNSGVIGASVIDLIYDQTRDLEEKDVLTPAFSKLMDDLIEEQEVNPSFNPKTFIPSYDDPSILHFGNQIITEDNKLSPLHQSFVEEQESEQELEKLILKDITSYKNAVLENEIASLIKQINEACKNNDTDTGMSLLERLSELNRQKQTIANILGDRTLTPPKRIK from the coding sequence ATGATAGAAAGAAGAATCATAGATCAGATTATTGATCGGGCAGAAATTGCGGATGTCGTAGGAGACTTTGTCACACTTCATCGAAAGGGACGTGATTATGTAGGACTATGTCCTTTTCATGATGACTCACATCCTTCATTTAATGTATCCGTTTCCAAAAATATCTGCAAATGCTTTGTCTGTGGCGAGGGCGGTACCCCTCTATCCTTCTTAATGAAGCATGAAAACCTTTCTTTCCCAGAAGCTATAAAGTATCTTGGGAAAAAATATGGGATACAGGTTATAGAGCAAGAGCTTTCGCCCGAACAAGAACAAAGAAAGAGCGAAAGAGAGAAACTACTGAATGCTAATAACTTTGCACGAGATAAGTTTGCTAACGAGTTACAGCAAGGAGCAGAAGGGAGAAGAATAGCTCTGAGTTATTTCAGGGAAAGAGGTTTGACGGATGAAACCATACAGAATTTCGAGCTAGGATACTCTCCAGCAGAGTGGGACTTTCTTGTAAAGGCTGCCAAAAATCAGGGGATTGATTTTACTATTCTCGAACATCTAGGATTGATCAGCAAAAGCAAAAAGGGAGATTGGTATGACCGCTATCGAGAAAGAGTCATCTTCCCAATCCACTCAATTAGTGGAAACATAGTTGGTTTTGGTGGGAGAATCCTCAAAAAGGTAGAGCATGTAGGTAAATATATTAATTCCCCTGCATCCGACTTATACGATAAAAGCAATGAGCTATACGGTCTATACTTCTCGAAACGAGAAATCTCAAAGAAGGATAAGTGCCTCGTCGTTGAGGGATATATGGACGTCTTATCTATGTTCCAAAGAGGGATTCAAAACGTAGTAGCCAGCTCAGGGACAGCACTCACCAGTCAGCAAGTCCAATTGGTCAAGCGATATACATCTAACATCACACTCATCTTTGACGCAGACAATGCTGGGCTAAGTGCTACCCTTAAAGGGTTAGATATATGCTTACAAAAGGGGATGAGCGTCAATATCCTTCGACTGCCTGAGGGAGAAGACCCCGACACCTTTGCAATGACTCATACTCTTGAGGATATAGAGGAATTTATCTCAGCTAATGAAGAGGATGGCATATACTTCAAGGAGCGGATACTCACCGAACAGCTAGGAGAGGAGCCACAAGCTAAGGTACAGATTATACAAGAGGTTTCAGAATCCATCTCATTCATAGATGACGACATCGTTAGAGAGGTCTATATCAATAATATTAGTGCCATCGTAGGGCTATCGGTGGAGGCTCTAACACAGCGAATCAATCAAATCCGACAAGATCGCTACGAAGAAGAAAGGCGGGCTAAAGCACGCGAAATAGAAAGGCAGAAAAATAGGCAATCTGCAGATGATTCACAGCAAAAAAGTGGTACCTTCACCAACCTTTCGACTCAGGCACCATTTAGAGGATACCAAAAAGTAGCCTCAAAGGTAAAGAAGCCTAAACTTGAACACCCACTAAATGTCTATGAGATAGAGTTGCTAAAGTATTTAATCCACCATGGCACCCGATTCATTGAGGCTTATGAGCTCAATTCCGGTGTAATTGGTGCCAGCGTGATAGATCTGATCTATGACCAGACTAGAGACCTCGAAGAGAAGGATGTATTGACACCAGCCTTTAGTAAGTTAATGGATGACCTTATAGAGGAGCAAGAGGTTAACCCATCTTTTAATCCTAAGACATTCATCCCTTCGTACGATGATCCCAGCATTCTCCACTTTGGTAATCAAATCATCACGGAAGATAATAAACTTAGTCCTCTGCATCAATCATTTGTGGAAGAGCAAGAAAGTGAGCAGGAACTGGAGAAGTTAATTCTAAAAGATATAACCAGTTATAAGAATGCTGTGCTAGAAAATGAAATCGCTTCACTGATCAAGCAAATCAATGAGGCGTGCAAAAATAATGATACAGATACTGGGATGTCTCTATTGGAGAGATTATCAGAGCTAAATAGACAAAAACAAACTATTGCAAATATACTTGGGGACAGGACACTTACCCCACCAAAGAGAATTAAGTAA